From a region of the Acidimicrobiales bacterium genome:
- a CDS encoding FAD-dependent monooxygenase → MTGSSEATDHLIVGAGPVGLATALLLARRGLRSVVVERRKGFQTQPAAHVINGRTLEIFRQMGLDMETVTALAQDPADAGHVNFVTRLGERVVGRLPFERQGDESLCHTPTPLRNISQHHLEPLLAAAADDHALVDLRYGTTWLELTQDDDGVTSTVADAHGNERTIRSDRLIAADGASSRVRKALGIEMLGPASLQSYMAIHFTADLSGLLADNPGVLHFVLDPAARGTFVAHDIRSEWVFMSAYDPSKDAPADFTADRCRELVRQAMADGAPDVDIIGSGPWNMSAQVAERMAADRVFLVGDAAHRFPPTGGMGLNTGVADAHNLVWRLAAIAEGWAEPSLLDDFQTERLPIAHQNCRQSTENAMKMVLLGEALGLTTDPTTQTLHRALDDPASAEQIAAAVDAQSTHFDMLGLQLGYTYGEGSLLRDGPSPEPIVDPTPFDPTAVVGSRLPHWWLVDGRSTLDLVGYDGPTLISFGPTDSHDRWIRHVGSARAAGIPMAHCRVGIDTEPLEEWRHLCCLPAESALLVRPDQHIAWRSHTGMAPSAHTFDDALSAVFHR, encoded by the coding sequence ATGACGGGCTCATCTGAAGCGACAGACCATCTCATCGTCGGCGCCGGACCCGTGGGCCTGGCCACAGCTCTTCTGTTGGCGCGGCGCGGTCTGCGAAGTGTGGTTGTGGAGCGGCGCAAGGGGTTCCAGACCCAACCCGCGGCCCATGTCATAAACGGCCGGACCCTCGAGATCTTCCGCCAGATGGGTCTCGACATGGAGACCGTCACAGCGCTGGCCCAAGACCCCGCCGATGCCGGCCACGTCAACTTCGTCACCCGCCTGGGCGAACGGGTCGTCGGCCGGCTGCCCTTCGAACGCCAGGGCGACGAGAGCCTGTGCCACACCCCCACTCCGTTGCGCAATATCTCTCAGCACCACCTCGAGCCGCTGCTGGCAGCTGCCGCCGACGACCACGCTCTGGTCGATCTTCGCTACGGAACCACCTGGCTCGAACTCACCCAGGACGACGACGGTGTCACCTCGACCGTGGCCGACGCGCACGGCAACGAGCGCACCATTCGCAGCGACCGGCTCATCGCTGCCGACGGGGCCTCCAGCCGCGTGCGCAAGGCCCTGGGCATCGAGATGCTTGGCCCAGCCTCGCTGCAGAGCTACATGGCCATCCACTTCACCGCCGACCTCAGCGGCCTGCTGGCCGACAATCCGGGCGTGCTGCACTTCGTTCTGGACCCTGCCGCCCGCGGCACCTTCGTCGCCCACGACATCAGGTCAGAGTGGGTGTTCATGAGCGCCTATGACCCGTCGAAGGACGCTCCGGCAGACTTCACAGCCGATCGCTGCCGCGAGTTGGTCCGACAGGCCATGGCCGACGGTGCACCAGACGTCGACATCATCGGTTCTGGCCCCTGGAACATGAGCGCACAGGTGGCCGAGCGGATGGCCGCAGACCGCGTCTTCCTGGTCGGAGACGCTGCCCACAGGTTCCCCCCTACCGGAGGTATGGGCCTCAACACCGGTGTGGCCGACGCCCACAACCTGGTGTGGCGCCTGGCCGCCATCGCCGAGGGCTGGGCGGAGCCGAGCCTGCTGGACGACTTCCAGACCGAGCGGTTGCCGATCGCCCACCAGAACTGCAGGCAGAGCACCGAGAACGCCATGAAGATGGTGCTGCTGGGCGAGGCTCTGGGTCTGACCACCGACCCGACAACGCAGACCCTTCACAGAGCGCTCGACGACCCTGCCTCGGCCGAGCAAATCGCCGCTGCTGTCGACGCCCAGTCGACCCACTTCGACATGCTTGGCCTGCAGCTTGGCTACACCTACGGCGAAGGGTCGTTGTTGCGGGACGGCCCATCGCCCGAGCCCATCGTCGACCCCACACCCTTCGACCCAACGGCCGTGGTCGGCAGCCGGCTGCCTCACTGGTGGCTCGTCGACGGTCGATCGACCCTGGACCTGGTGGGGTACGACGGACCGACCCTGATCAGCTTCGGCCCTACCGACAGCCACGACCGATGGATCCGACATGTAGGCAGCGCCCGGGCGGCGGGTATCCCGATGGCTCATTGCCGGGTCGGGATCGACACCGAGCCGCTCGAAGAGTGGCGCCACCTGTGCTGCCTGCCGGCCGAGTCTGCACTGCTGGTGCGCCCAGACCAGCACATCGCCTGGCGCAGCCATACGGGCATGGCCCCATCGGCCCACACGTTCGACGACGCGTTGAGTGCGGTGTTTCACCGTTAG
- a CDS encoding SDR family oxidoreductase: MDLGISGRRAIVCASSRGLGYACAESLAREGVNVIINGRDAQQLEAAAKTLADTGAIVEYVVGDITHESTRDALLAACPEPDILINNNGGPPPGRFADWEREEWLSALDANMLAPLAMIRSVLDGMCQRGFGRIVNITSAMVKTPVSAMGLSTGARAGLTSVSKSLSRDVARHNVTINNILPERINTARQQQMASRHAERAGITVEQAYEHMRSTIAARRLGLPSEVGDACAFLCSAQAGYISGQNLQLDGGSYDGLI, encoded by the coding sequence ATGGACCTTGGAATATCGGGCCGACGGGCCATCGTCTGTGCGTCGAGCCGAGGGCTGGGCTACGCGTGTGCCGAATCGCTGGCCCGCGAGGGTGTGAACGTCATCATCAACGGCCGCGATGCCCAGCAACTCGAGGCCGCCGCCAAGACCCTTGCCGACACGGGGGCCATAGTCGAGTACGTGGTGGGAGACATCACCCACGAGTCGACTCGTGATGCACTGCTGGCCGCCTGCCCAGAGCCCGACATCCTGATCAACAACAACGGGGGCCCTCCCCCGGGCCGATTCGCCGATTGGGAACGCGAGGAATGGCTGTCCGCCCTCGACGCCAACATGCTCGCTCCCCTTGCGATGATCCGATCCGTGCTCGACGGCATGTGCCAACGAGGGTTCGGGCGCATCGTCAACATCACGTCGGCCATGGTGAAGACGCCGGTCTCGGCCATGGGCTTGTCGACGGGAGCCCGTGCCGGGCTGACATCGGTGTCCAAATCGCTGTCGCGTGATGTGGCCCGCCACAACGTCACGATCAACAACATCTTGCCCGAACGAATCAACACCGCTCGCCAGCAGCAGATGGCGTCGCGCCACGCCGAGCGAGCCGGCATCACCGTCGAGCAGGCCTACGAACACATGCGATCGACCATCGCGGCCCGCCGGCTGGGCCTACCTTCCGAGGTCGGCGACGCGTGCGCGTTCTTGTGCAGCGCCCAGGCGGGCTACATATCGGGCCAGAACCTGCAACTCGACGGGGGCAGTTATGACGGGCTCATCTGA
- a CDS encoding VOC family protein: MSDDNTSRPRLTLGHATVAVQDVDRMVAFYCDVLGFHVTNRGAPMPGAPDMAFLSQDPTAHHQIVLVGGSESSQHQFVLADHLAFRVETLDDLRSIATRLADAGVDNTIPISHGNAWSVYFNDPEGNGLECFVDTPFHVAQPYGESLDLGQSNEAIELWTRDQLQDQPEFQPFDRWKADFAAKLSDAGQG, encoded by the coding sequence ATGTCCGACGACAACACATCCAGGCCGCGGCTGACGCTGGGCCACGCAACGGTGGCGGTCCAGGACGTCGACCGCATGGTCGCCTTCTACTGCGACGTCTTGGGATTTCACGTCACCAATCGGGGCGCCCCAATGCCTGGCGCACCCGACATGGCGTTCTTGAGCCAGGACCCCACCGCTCATCACCAGATCGTCCTGGTGGGTGGCTCTGAATCATCACAACACCAGTTCGTACTGGCCGACCATCTCGCCTTCCGCGTCGAGACGCTCGACGATCTGCGCTCGATCGCCACCCGCCTGGCCGATGCCGGCGTCGACAACACAATCCCCATCTCCCACGGCAACGCCTGGTCGGTCTACTTCAACGACCCCGAGGGCAACGGCCTCGAGTGCTTCGTCGACACGCCCTTTCACGTCGCCCAGCCCTACGGCGAAAGCCTCGACCTCGGTCAATCGAACGAGGCGATCGAGCTGTGGACCCGCGACCAGCTGCAGGACCAACCCGAGTTCCAACCCTTCGACCGGTGGAAGGCCGACTTCGCCGCCAAGCTTTCAGACGCCGGCCAGGGCTGA
- a CDS encoding TetR/AcrR family transcriptional regulator: MSQSTQNPTRGHKKKARTRRQLLDAAMAVAAKRGEAFTISEVAEHAGVSNGTFYNYFADREVLVSALAVDIAERFTAAGAEAYADDEPVVRFATLSMLALVQARTAPEVFGAMSRLDVLRDASLDKGPLRFLVEDLRSGAEAGRLSLASVDAAVDLVVGSLLMASRRIAETGDDPNHRRAVISHVLMALGLPGAEAAAITEIADQRVGRV; this comes from the coding sequence ATGAGCCAGTCGACCCAAAACCCCACGCGGGGGCACAAGAAGAAGGCGCGCACGAGGCGCCAGTTGCTCGATGCGGCGATGGCGGTTGCAGCCAAGCGGGGCGAGGCGTTCACGATCTCAGAGGTCGCCGAGCATGCCGGGGTGTCCAACGGCACCTTCTACAACTACTTCGCCGATCGCGAGGTGCTCGTGAGCGCTTTGGCAGTCGACATCGCCGAACGTTTCACGGCCGCCGGGGCCGAGGCCTACGCCGACGATGAGCCGGTGGTGCGCTTCGCCACCCTGTCGATGCTGGCCCTGGTGCAAGCCCGCACGGCCCCCGAGGTGTTCGGCGCGATGTCCAGGCTCGATGTGCTGCGTGATGCGTCGCTGGACAAGGGGCCGCTGCGCTTCTTGGTAGAAGACCTGCGCTCGGGAGCCGAGGCCGGACGGCTATCGCTGGCTTCGGTCGATGCCGCCGTCGACCTTGTGGTGGGCTCGCTGCTGATGGCATCCAGGCGCATCGCCGAAACCGGCGACGATCCGAACCATCGCCGAGCGGTGATCTCGCACGTGTTGATGGCGTTGGGTCTGCCCGGCGCCGAGGCGGCGGCGATCACCGAGATCGCAGATCAGCGGGTGGGACGCGTCTAG
- a CDS encoding class II fumarate hydratase, with protein sequence MNDVRLYGSNTQAAIANFDVSGETVDHRIIEALAHIKACCAIANSHADVGRLDREIAAAIVGAAEEVATGKHRDQFPVDVFQTGSGTSTNMNVNEVLASIASSVSGLAVHPNDHVNMSQSTNDTFPTAIRVAVSLAIRDQLLPALGQLADALADKAVEFGDVVKPGRTHLMDATPVMLGDEFGGYAAQIRESIERIASAQTRLVRLPLGGTATGNGLNTPPGHAAMVRELLTERTGVRWQPPLHHFAVQGGQDALVEASAQLRGAALAMFKIANDIRLMASGPRTGLGELTLTELQPGSSIMPGKTNPVICEVVIQVCAQVVGNDTAIAFAGSRGELELNVYLPVMARNLLESVDLLAGSCTSLTEKTIVGLRADSERCKRLAELSPAVATALNLEIGYDRAASVVKSSLASGRSLVDEVVETGLMSRERAAELLSVEAMARGTQDHLTAQHRDA encoded by the coding sequence ATGAATGACGTTCGGCTCTATGGCTCCAACACCCAGGCGGCCATCGCCAACTTCGACGTTTCTGGCGAAACGGTCGACCACCGCATCATCGAGGCCCTGGCCCACATCAAGGCATGTTGTGCCATCGCGAATTCGCACGCCGACGTGGGCCGTCTCGATCGCGAGATCGCAGCAGCGATCGTAGGCGCCGCCGAAGAGGTCGCCACTGGCAAGCACCGCGATCAATTCCCCGTCGACGTCTTCCAGACGGGGTCGGGCACCTCGACCAACATGAACGTCAACGAGGTCCTGGCTTCCATCGCTTCGTCGGTTTCGGGGTTGGCCGTGCACCCGAACGATCACGTGAACATGTCGCAATCGACCAACGACACCTTTCCTACCGCGATACGTGTAGCCGTGTCGCTGGCCATACGCGACCAGCTGCTACCAGCGCTCGGGCAACTCGCCGATGCCCTGGCCGACAAGGCCGTAGAGTTCGGCGACGTCGTCAAGCCCGGTCGCACCCATCTAATGGATGCCACCCCTGTGATGCTCGGCGACGAGTTCGGCGGTTACGCCGCCCAGATCCGCGAGTCGATCGAGCGCATCGCCTCTGCCCAAACCCGTCTGGTGCGCCTGCCGCTTGGCGGAACCGCAACCGGCAACGGTCTCAACACTCCCCCAGGGCATGCGGCCATGGTTCGTGAGCTCTTGACGGAACGCACGGGGGTTCGGTGGCAGCCCCCGCTGCACCACTTTGCAGTCCAGGGCGGCCAGGATGCCCTCGTCGAGGCCTCGGCGCAGCTTCGCGGAGCCGCCCTGGCGATGTTCAAGATCGCCAACGACATCAGGCTGATGGCCAGCGGCCCCCGCACCGGATTGGGCGAGTTGACCCTCACCGAGCTACAGCCCGGCTCGTCGATAATGCCGGGCAAGACCAATCCGGTCATATGCGAGGTGGTCATACAGGTGTGCGCACAGGTGGTGGGCAACGACACGGCCATCGCATTCGCAGGGTCGCGCGGCGAGCTGGAATTGAACGTGTACCTGCCCGTGATGGCTCGAAACCTGCTCGAGTCGGTGGATCTTCTGGCCGGGTCGTGCACCTCGCTTACCGAAAAGACCATCGTCGGATTGCGGGCCGACAGCGAACGTTGCAAGAGGTTGGCCGAGTTGTCGCCCGCCGTTGCCACGGCCCTCAATCTCGAGATCGGCTACGACCGAGCCGCTTCGGTGGTGAAGAGCTCGCTGGCGTCCGGACGTTCACTGGTCGACGAGGTCGTCGAAACCGGTCTGATGTCGCGCGAGCGGGCCGCAGAGCTTCTGTCGGTGGAAGCTATGGCGCGAGGCACCCAGGACCACCTGACCGCACAGCACCGCGACGCCTAG
- a CDS encoding NADH-ubiquinone oxidoreductase-F iron-sulfur binding region domain-containing protein, with protein sequence MRNELQNRVLMPTEVRDLTAHLSAGGARGWATASTWSSEQLLEMIHDSGLRGRGGAGFPTATKWRTTAEHSASAARPPTLVVNAAEGEPGSFKDRLLIRRNPYKVLEGALIAARAVGAGRVVVATKAKFETEVERLQQAIGDIEASSAFADAPSVELVLGPDRYLFGEETALLEVVAGRPPFPRVSPPWRHGTDLEGDDRSTAEVEMATVDGATDIPPTVVNNVETLAHVADIARFGSAWFRERGTKDQPGTMLCTITGPLDQHGVVEVPVGSTTNQVLSEAGVSATSPLLAMMPGVSHPLVPADRFDTPLGYGSGDESIHVGSGALRFFSSEQDPVAVAAGVARFLAVESCGQCTPCKADGLELADMMSVLMGEGAVHDELLEQFLTRTETVVEGARCALASQQGDIAGALITDFSEAILAQAAGTAPAVEAVPTVPLVDIEGGRARYERAHLEVNPDWTEGQAWEGAYPAQLHSGPQG encoded by the coding sequence ATGAGAAACGAGCTTCAAAATCGCGTGCTCATGCCCACCGAGGTCCGCGACCTGACGGCACACCTGAGCGCCGGAGGCGCCAGGGGCTGGGCTACGGCTTCCACCTGGTCGTCCGAGCAGCTGCTCGAGATGATCCATGACTCCGGGCTGCGCGGCCGGGGCGGCGCCGGCTTTCCGACCGCCACCAAGTGGCGCACCACCGCCGAGCACTCAGCGTCGGCAGCCAGACCGCCGACGCTGGTGGTGAACGCCGCCGAGGGTGAACCTGGTTCTTTCAAGGACCGGCTGCTGATCAGACGCAACCCATACAAGGTGTTGGAGGGAGCCCTGATTGCGGCCCGAGCGGTCGGTGCGGGTCGCGTTGTCGTGGCAACAAAGGCCAAGTTCGAAACCGAGGTCGAGCGTCTGCAACAAGCAATCGGCGACATCGAGGCCAGCTCGGCCTTCGCTGACGCGCCCTCCGTCGAGTTGGTGCTGGGGCCCGATCGCTATCTCTTTGGTGAAGAAACGGCTCTGCTGGAGGTGGTCGCCGGCCGCCCGCCGTTCCCGCGCGTGAGTCCGCCCTGGCGCCATGGGACCGACCTCGAAGGTGATGATCGCTCGACTGCCGAAGTCGAGATGGCAACGGTCGACGGTGCGACGGACATACCGCCGACTGTGGTCAACAATGTCGAGACGCTGGCACACGTCGCCGACATCGCCCGGTTCGGTTCGGCCTGGTTCCGCGAGCGGGGCACCAAGGACCAGCCGGGCACGATGTTGTGCACCATCACCGGGCCACTTGACCAGCACGGCGTGGTAGAGGTGCCAGTTGGTTCAACCACAAACCAGGTTCTGTCCGAAGCCGGCGTGTCGGCCACTTCGCCCCTGCTGGCGATGATGCCGGGCGTTTCGCACCCCCTCGTGCCGGCCGACCGGTTCGATACCCCTCTCGGATATGGGTCCGGCGACGAATCGATCCATGTGGGCTCGGGTGCACTGCGGTTCTTCTCCAGCGAACAAGACCCGGTCGCAGTTGCTGCCGGGGTGGCCCGATTCCTGGCCGTCGAGTCGTGTGGTCAGTGCACACCTTGCAAAGCAGACGGTCTCGAACTAGCCGACATGATGTCGGTGCTGATGGGCGAGGGCGCGGTTCACGACGAGCTGCTCGAACAGTTTCTCACGCGGACCGAGACCGTTGTCGAGGGTGCCCGCTGTGCGCTGGCGTCCCAGCAGGGCGACATCGCAGGCGCGCTCATCACAGACTTCTCCGAGGCGATACTGGCCCAGGCCGCCGGCACCGCCCCTGCCGTAGAAGCGGTGCCCACGGTTCCGCTGGTGGACATTGAAGGCGGACGGGCGCGCTACGAGCGGGCCCACCTCGAAGTAAACCCCGACTGGACCGAAGGTCAGGCGTGGGAAGGTGCCTACCCGGCCCAGTTGCACTCGGGTCCCCAGGGTTAG
- a CDS encoding PaaI family thioesterase: MQVPSSGFNDALGIEFEEVTADRVVLTVDVQPKHHQPYGIVHGGVWCALVETAASVAAATWYGDKGKVVGVSNHTDFLRAIGDGRATATATPIHRGRLQQLWLVEIVDGQQRLLARGQVRIQNLPETTDQTQD; this comes from the coding sequence ATGCAGGTCCCGTCCAGCGGATTCAACGATGCTCTGGGCATCGAGTTCGAAGAGGTCACCGCAGATCGGGTCGTGCTGACCGTCGATGTGCAACCCAAGCACCACCAGCCGTACGGAATAGTGCACGGCGGCGTGTGGTGCGCCCTGGTGGAGACCGCGGCCAGTGTCGCCGCTGCGACCTGGTACGGCGACAAGGGCAAGGTCGTCGGCGTCTCGAACCACACCGACTTCTTGAGAGCCATCGGTGATGGCAGGGCGACCGCAACGGCCACCCCCATCCACAGAGGGCGTCTTCAGCAGCTGTGGTTGGTCGAGATAGTGGACGGCCAGCAACGATTGCTGGCCCGCGGGCAGGTCCGCATACAGAACCTTCCCGAAACAACCGACCAGACCCAGGACTAA
- a CDS encoding universal stress protein, producing MKALVAIDETEASWDAAVFAGELFGEDDEVTLVNVYVPVAQAMAGAGGLVGFPTVGLNPYLSDVGKNVEQIKSRLRPAAQAAGADDIVVEEGSVVDGLCQAAEELDADLLVVGNRDRGWLMGLLSPSVSSRLVSSAPCPVLVVRPRDPR from the coding sequence ATGAAAGCATTGGTTGCGATTGATGAAACCGAGGCCTCGTGGGACGCGGCCGTATTCGCCGGGGAGTTGTTCGGCGAGGACGACGAAGTGACGTTGGTGAACGTCTACGTACCCGTTGCCCAGGCGATGGCCGGAGCCGGCGGGCTCGTCGGCTTCCCGACGGTGGGTCTGAACCCCTACCTGAGCGATGTCGGCAAGAACGTCGAGCAGATCAAGAGCCGCCTTCGCCCCGCCGCCCAGGCGGCTGGGGCTGACGACATCGTGGTCGAGGAGGGCAGCGTGGTCGACGGCCTGTGCCAGGCCGCCGAAGAACTCGATGCCGATCTGTTGGTCGTGGGCAATCGGGATAGGGGCTGGTTGATGGGGCTTCTCAGCCCGTCGGTGAGCTCGCGCCTGGTGTCGTCGGCTCCCTGCCCAGTGTTGGTGGTCAGGCCCCGGGATCCTCGTTGA
- a CDS encoding ATP-binding protein — protein sequence MNPHPASGSSHPRVLTYPPKSSSVAVARADVMLWLDSLGGVSDDGRERVALVVSELVTNAVEASPTDQDNVRVSLAWRNDEALRLTVTNLNSGPAIPDTSNWAPADPSAERGRGLGIVAALADRVAVATVDDEISITAEFATVDDHAIVDQHDLNEDPGA from the coding sequence ATGAACCCGCACCCCGCCAGCGGCTCGAGCCACCCCCGGGTGCTCACGTATCCACCAAAATCGTCCTCGGTGGCGGTGGCCCGCGCGGACGTGATGTTGTGGCTCGATTCGCTCGGCGGCGTCAGCGACGACGGCCGAGAGCGGGTTGCCCTGGTCGTCAGCGAGCTGGTCACCAACGCCGTAGAGGCGTCCCCAACCGATCAGGACAACGTTCGCGTGTCGCTCGCGTGGCGTAATGACGAAGCGCTGCGGCTCACGGTGACCAACCTGAACTCCGGACCGGCGATTCCCGACACTTCAAATTGGGCTCCTGCCGATCCGTCGGCCGAGCGCGGGCGCGGCCTGGGCATCGTTGCCGCCCTTGCCGACCGGGTCGCGGTCGCGACGGTGGACGACGAGATCAGCATCACAGCCGAGTTCGCCACCGTCGACGACCACGCCATCGTGGATCAGCACGACCTCAACGAGGATCCCGGGGCCTGA
- a CDS encoding STAS domain-containing protein, translating to MAATSELDVNETQPRLLVASGVVDLHSVSILSDKLDELGADEDVVLDLSNIEFIDSSGLRAIVVAHRRLDTAGKRLVLTKPSASVRRLFEITSLEGHLNVEG from the coding sequence ATGGCCGCTACATCCGAACTCGACGTAAACGAGACCCAGCCCAGGCTGCTCGTAGCTTCCGGCGTGGTCGATCTGCACTCTGTGTCGATCCTGTCGGACAAACTCGACGAGCTCGGGGCCGACGAGGACGTCGTCCTGGACCTCAGCAACATCGAGTTCATCGACAGCTCTGGGCTGAGGGCCATCGTCGTGGCGCATCGACGCCTGGACACGGCGGGCAAGCGGCTGGTTCTGACCAAGCCGAGCGCTTCGGTGCGTCGGTTGTTCGAGATCACTTCGCTCGAAGGCCACCTCAACGTAGAGGGCTAG
- a CDS encoding PP2C family protein-serine/threonine phosphatase, giving the protein MTIEDAGSPAGHAEPSPPSGRQAGVSGAGQLRPRADSLLAFARALAAASTFDSVAQSIAAHSVRVVQADRCRVIYRCADEAGVGLEGWVSDRSGEATSTVFANGLGRSSAIATALRERRPVVADGPTTDGGSPSQDEPTTLVAMPLGGPRRAALEVSWNGRNRVERTTLDDLEFLAELGRQALDRSYLFDRQRLVAHELQSSMLPQGFPDFDGVDMAAHYSPSAVDIEVGGDWYDAGVLGDGRLVMAVGDVVGRGLGAASTMGRLRHAFAALLANTHRVEALTERLEKAAFGIEGAFMATSIFAALDRATGELALLSAGHVPPIIRRSDGSTAVAEVRGLPLCVVADSYREVGRERLEVGDALLLYTDGLVEGNGEDLDDNLARLARSLSGTVGLSAQRICDHVLQQMGADANIDDIALMCLVRT; this is encoded by the coding sequence GTGACCATCGAGGACGCGGGATCGCCCGCAGGACACGCTGAGCCGAGCCCGCCGAGCGGGCGGCAGGCGGGCGTGTCGGGAGCCGGTCAGCTCAGGCCCAGGGCCGATTCGCTGCTGGCATTCGCTCGGGCGCTGGCTGCGGCGTCCACCTTCGATTCGGTAGCCCAGTCGATCGCCGCTCACTCGGTGAGGGTTGTGCAAGCCGATCGTTGCCGCGTGATCTACCGCTGCGCCGACGAGGCCGGCGTCGGGCTCGAAGGGTGGGTTTCAGATCGTTCAGGCGAGGCGACCAGCACCGTCTTCGCCAACGGGCTGGGTCGGTCGTCGGCTATAGCAACCGCTCTGCGAGAGCGCCGGCCGGTGGTGGCCGACGGGCCAACCACCGACGGTGGCTCGCCAAGCCAAGATGAGCCGACCACGCTGGTTGCGATGCCCCTAGGCGGGCCCAGGCGCGCCGCTCTCGAGGTGTCCTGGAACGGGCGCAATCGAGTCGAGCGCACCACGCTCGACGACCTCGAGTTCCTGGCCGAACTGGGTCGCCAGGCGCTCGATCGCTCGTATCTGTTCGACCGCCAGCGTCTGGTCGCTCACGAGCTGCAGAGCTCGATGCTGCCTCAAGGGTTTCCCGACTTCGATGGCGTCGATATGGCGGCGCACTATTCGCCTTCGGCCGTCGACATCGAGGTCGGCGGCGACTGGTATGACGCGGGAGTTCTGGGCGATGGGCGGCTTGTCATGGCCGTCGGCGATGTCGTCGGCCGTGGCCTGGGGGCAGCCTCGACCATGGGTCGGCTTCGCCACGCCTTTGCAGCCCTGCTGGCCAACACCCACAGGGTCGAGGCGCTGACCGAACGCCTCGAGAAAGCTGCCTTCGGCATCGAGGGTGCATTCATGGCCACGTCGATCTTCGCGGCCCTCGACCGCGCCACCGGCGAACTGGCGTTGTTGTCGGCAGGCCACGTGCCGCCCATCATCCGCCGCAGCGATGGCTCGACGGCCGTCGCCGAGGTTCGGGGTCTGCCGCTTTGTGTGGTGGCCGACTCGTACCGCGAAGTCGGGCGGGAACGCCTCGAGGTCGGTGACGCGCTGCTGCTCTACACGGATGGTCTGGTCGAGGGCAACGGCGAAGATCTCGACGACAACCTCGCACGCCTCGCCAGGTCGTTGTCAGGCACCGTAGGCCTCAGTGCGCAACGGATCTGCGACCATGTTCTTCAACAGATGGGCGCCGATGCCAACATCGACGACATCGCCTTGATGTGTTTGGTCCGGACCTGA
- a CDS encoding SigB/SigF/SigG family RNA polymerase sigma factor produces MSSRPDQGEIDALFERYRQTRRRRDRNALVEAHIGFANHLARRYSNRGLERQDLEQVALLALVKAVDRFDPGVGAAFTTFAGRTIEGELKRHFRDAAWAVRVPRSMKELHLLVRSTIERLTKDLSRSPSVSEVAEALDLDVDQVVGALGAGNAFSTSSLEGGSSVEGDDLIDRSARIAEVDEQVEATPSRVLVERLLDSLPERERDIVRLRFYDELTQTEIADRVGVSQMHVSRLLRRSMALMREEAAGGDS; encoded by the coding sequence GTGAGTTCGCGTCCGGACCAGGGTGAGATAGACGCCCTCTTCGAGCGTTACCGCCAGACGCGCCGCCGCCGCGACCGTAACGCTTTGGTCGAGGCTCACATCGGATTCGCAAACCATCTGGCCAGGCGATATTCAAACCGAGGGCTCGAGCGCCAAGACCTGGAGCAAGTGGCCCTGCTGGCGTTGGTCAAGGCGGTCGACCGATTCGATCCTGGTGTTGGAGCGGCCTTCACGACCTTCGCCGGGCGCACTATCGAGGGCGAACTCAAGCGCCATTTTCGAGACGCAGCTTGGGCGGTTCGGGTTCCGCGTTCGATGAAGGAGTTGCATCTGTTGGTCCGTTCGACCATCGAGCGCCTCACCAAGGACCTCTCCCGCTCGCCCTCGGTTTCAGAGGTTGCCGAGGCGCTCGACCTGGATGTGGATCAGGTGGTGGGAGCGCTGGGTGCGGGCAATGCGTTCTCGACCAGCTCGCTCGAGGGTGGCTCGTCTGTGGAAGGAGACGACCTCATCGATCGTTCGGCGCGGATTGCCGAGGTCGATGAGCAGGTCGAGGCCACCCCGTCGCGGGTTCTGGTCGAGCGGCTGCTCGATTCGCTGCCCGAGCGCGAGCGCGACATCGTGCGCTTGCGCTTCTACGACGAACTCACCCAGACCGAGATCGCGGACCGTGTTGGGGTCAGTCAGATGCATGTATCTCGGCTGCTGCGCCGGTCGATGGCGCTGATGCGCGAGGAGGCCGCCGGCGGTGACTCCTGA